gcTAATACTACATGTATAGTTATTCTCTAATTCAATAATGTACTTGTTTGAAGTTGacattatttgatttttcttctagaaacTACATCTCTGGCatataaaattgaaaacagtTTCCAACTGTTAAAATTCATGCtggctttgaaagaaaaggccagaaaaatatattgtgaaAATGACGGAGGCTCTCAGAAAGTTAATGAGCAGCCTCTTCAAGTCTTCTTGTTTTCAAAGACAATTATTACACAGATGGGCTAAGCCGTTGCATTCACCAGTGAGCTTTAAATGATCAAAGACTCTATCAAACTAATTCCAGTCTGATCAGCAATTGAGAGAGTCTGCAAGGGAATGGGTAATTAGATAATTCTCTAGATACAATGGTGTGTTAAACCAGTTCAGGATTTCTAATGCATCCAGTTCAGAAAAAGAGGCATAGGTCTTCATCTGATGTTGAAACATAGATCACAGTGCTGTGGTTATAATAGCATCACAGTGCTGTGGTTATAATAGCTTATATTTACCAAGACTGCTATCTGCAAACTTTCATAACAGTGTGCAAATATGCAAAGGAACATATTAGGAAAAAGCCTCCAGTTACGGAACAAAGTGAGCAACCTCTCTGAGCAAGAATGAGAAATGAGCATTTTGCAAAGCAGGTAATGAAGCTGCCAGCAGaaacagatgtgtttttcaTAATCTGCTCAAAGATAAAAGCATAACAGATAGTGAGAATAAAAACACTAATTTGGAGAGTGGCACATAAGTAGCTCTTCAGAGCGCTCATTATGAGAGAGAAGAACATCTATcagttcttcttttcttttgtaccCTTGTACTCCATGGTAATGATAATATCCTGGTTcatctgtattattattattattattattattaaacaagaGTCTACCATACAGCTTTTTATCTGACTCTATCACTGAAATctattttcaaaagaataacTGTATGGCATGGGGGGGTATTGGGGCAGGTGAGTTGAACTGTGGGAGTCAGGATATACACTAGACCATATTCTGCACTGCTGGGAAAGAGACAGTCTCATCGGGTTTTTCAAAGCCTGGACAAAGCCAGGATAGATGAACAGCAGTTCAGGAGAAGACTCAGAGGAACATACCACTGGGCTTGGAAAAGGTTTCTCTGAGGTGATATTAATAAAGTATGGACATTTCTTTAAGGTGCTGCCAGCTGGCAGTTGAACAGATCAAAACAGTTTCTCCCAATGGTGGAACAAGGGCCTGTGCTTGGTAAGATTTTGAGGTGGTTTCTAAAAGCCAAGATTTTAGTCTAGATTTTCTCTgagggaagaaattaaaacttcTTCATCTGGGACTAATCTATCTTTGCTATTTCTACAATACTTAACAGTGTGGCATGACAGCAGGGACTAAGCAAATGTTAATCTAAGCTCTGAACCTTATCCAGTAACCTTTTCTCAGTTTACAGATGTGAAATGAAGCTCAAGTTCAAACTTGTGATCTTGTCcaacagaaaatgcattcagaGGGCTACTGAGAGCCCCATATTTACATGTTGGCTACAGTATCTCTTTaatgatgttttacttgttcaTCATTAGAATACTGCaatattattaacattttattattatgatcACTCCTCCCCAGACACACAACTTCTCATAGCAGTGAAGCAAGAAGAGAGAGAGTGCTCTCTGCCTGTTCCCAGAACACATCCTCCAATGCATTCCAGCCAAGATCCTAAAGGAATCCCAGGCTGCAGAGTAGAGTTGAACAAGTTTTTACAGAGAGGAATGCCTAGGTTAGATATCAACATCTAGGCTGTGGGTGGCCACATGAGTATCATCTGAGATGCTCTAAAGATCCTATCTGACCCCCCATCCGTGGCTCCCAGACAACATAAGTCTCAAGTAGCTCCTGCATTATCTACTATGGATGCCTTCATTTTCTAAAGGTGTCCTAGTGCAAGGTCATTATGATCAATCTCCCACTGGAATCATGTAGTGAACTCCATACTTAACGTGTCTGTACATCAAGATTCAAGGAACTACGACTGTGTAATCTCACTTAATGTCTCTTCTATTCTCCACTTTCAGATGTTGTTCCATCTCCTTCGGTCTACAGGCTGACCACTAAAGATGATGAGGATTTGGAAATGTGCCTTATCACAGATTATGCCCCTGAAAACCTTAATGTTAAATCGAACTCAGCTGATAAGAAGACTGAAGCTGTTGTGGAGGTGGCAACATCCGAGAATAAACAGGAAGCCAGCTACCTGACAACCTACTGGGCCACGAAAGATAAAATGGAGTGTGGTGCAGAGGATAACAGAACTGGAAAATTAGAAGGAAAGGATCCTGAAAGCGGTAATGTCACTGTTGGATGTGCATTCAGGGTTAGAGGTAAtctggtctctctctctccagtaTGAACAGGACTTGTTCACATCTCCCAACCCTACAAGCAGTACTGAACTATGCTCCCATGCTCTAGAGGAATGTTGTcttgcatctgttttcttttgccttcttgGTAGAAACAAGATTAAAATTCAGTAGGCTGGTACAGTCACAACAGAGAGATTTCAAAATCATGCCATGGGGGATATAAAGCTCGAAATTATTTTGTCTGATGGGACACTAAACTTTAATTAGATCATATCAAATGTTAATCCTGAAAATAGCAGACATGAATATTTATGGTATCGTTTAAAGGCTAGAAACTATAATTCAATTCTTCTAAGTAGAGACATCTTTATGAACTTCTGAAGTCAATTGctgttattaattaaatatattgttaCTATTTGCAGGTGCCAGCACTGTCTGTGTAACAGGGATGTCACCACACTTCAAGACAGGTATGAACACAGCATTTTAGgagtaaaatttaattaaaggaacggtcttcccattttttattttttttattttttgctaatgtTCCCTGTTTTCAGAATTCCTGTTGGAGCAAAAACCACACACTGGAATTTTCTAAAGGGCTACACAGGATTTAAATATCAAGGCTGGAAGTCATTGGGTTGGTGTAGACTTCCAGATCTGAATTGGTAATTTCAAGTGACCACCGTAGCTGGTAGCCACATGATCTTGCGAGGTGTTGCCAAACAGACACTACTCACCCTATAATGGTATAAGGCACAGATACATCAGCTTCACTGAATGTCTGCTGCATTTCAGACTTCAAAAgagctgtttgcatttttggGTGTGCAAACACCTAGTGAGCCAAAAGATAAGCAAGTGGTTTCTGCAATATACGTGCACTGAGCAGGCTCTGCTTCAGCTTGTGGCTATGGGAGTATGCTAGGCTGCACTGGAGCCCAAGCTATTGCTGTTTGTGCTCGTTCAAAGGACCTGagcctgcctctgctctgctctagCCTTGTTTGCAGAATAGCTGTACTTTTGCAAATATGCAGCCTTGctgaaagaaagggagaggaaaaacaaaacaaaacaaaacaaccaccaaaAAACAGTTAGCCAAATGTTTCCAAAACACTACTTCAGAAAAACACTCATCAGTAAACTTGGCTGATTTGACCAGTTGTTTCAGAGAGGTTTTCAAATGACTTTTTGATGATAGCTCCTTGGTTTCCCAATATAGatcaatatattttctgatgaaaatgacTTTGTAGCTAAGAATAATAGAACATCCAGATAGACTCTTTTTTCTATGGATAAAATTTAACTTGTTTCCCCATTGCCCCTCTTGAAAAttgggaaagaggaaggaaggactCTTCCTGCATCTGTGGTTCATAATACGCCGTTATTTAACAACTAGGTGGTTGGCAGTCTTCCTTACTGGAGAACTAATGTTTGCTGAATGAAAGCCTGGCCCTTGAAACAGTCTGTCAGTGAGGTAGTCCTGCTCACTGTCTCATTAGGTATCCTATAAGCTAACTCAATCATGCAAAGTAGAACAGCTTCattaagaagtattttaatgtCTGTCTGGAAGTCAGGATGTCCCAGTGCTCTTGTGACTCTCATTCCttgttttacagatgaaaacCTGAACACACTGTCTCTCACACTGCTGggcctgaaaataattttaatgaaagcagtAATTTTTAATGTGGTGATGACAATCTTTAcgtggaagaaaaaagtgagtaTGCAGGGGGGGTCTTTTTCTGTTAGAGGTCTTAACAGAAAATACCTGTACCAGTTCATTAGCTATGAATGTTCCCTATATATTTTACACACTGATATTACACCTTTTATCTATCACCAACAAAATCCCTCAAATTTTTTGCAAGTCATTACTTGGCCCTATCATTGTTTTCTCCGCTACATGAATCTATTTACCCTTCCTTATCCACAGGCAAATTtaacttttgtcttctttctagACATCTCTCTCTCCTATTcctaaaagcttttcttcccttgtctGCACTCGTCCATCAGATTCATCACTTGACCGTTCTCCTGCTTCAGGTCTACAATTATGTTGTTGTGACTGTACTCTAAATTTAATATACCTTTATATATGTTACAGGAATGAAAGTAACCAGTGAAGACCCAATTACCAAAAGAATCTGCTGAGAATCATTACAGGAGCATCGGGTGCAAGATGGAACACAGGCCAGGCATTCCTGCTGCAACAGATATCACATTGTGTTTTCTGTACATCAAACCAGTCATTATAGTCtaaattgctttatttgcatttttaaaaaaccaCTTAGGGATATGCTTACAATTCTCAGCATTGTGCTCTCCCACAGATCTGATTCATTTAGCATgacaatgacttttttttttttttggctgaagaACAGATTGCTTCTCAGAGTATTCATTTGCAACTGAAATGGCATAGGGAGACTTAGTCAGGGTGCTATGCATGCACCATGTCTGTATTTTGTTGTCAGAGCAAGGTGTTCCTCCCTCTACCCCCACCACATCccccataaaagaaaaaaaaaatgctgctaggTCTCCCAGAAGTCCTGAAGTTAGTGAAATTCTTGCTTCTCTGTCATGGAAGAAtgctttttgctattttttaaagtctacCTGGTCTTTGGCTGCTATTAAATAATCATTACCAATAATAAGAAACTTGTTTGTCTTTTGTATCTCTTGTTGGATGAACTTGTTTAGCCCTTCAGATGAGTTTTAGGATCAGAGATGGCCTTTGGGGTGAAGGAGGGAAGGGCTGCCAGGAAGAGCAGAACACAGCTTGGCCCCCAAGGACTGTTTGCAATAATGGGCTTGATCCACTCTGGAGGAGCATCTACCACCTCCCTTTTCAGGACCCCTACTTCCCTGTTGTGTTTGGGAGTAAATATCATGGCTGGCTTAGAGGTGGGGGAGAACAGAAGCGTGCACATTCCCCCGAAACTTAGGCACTGTGCTATGTGAAGACACTGGTGAAATACAGCTTGCCAACAGTGAGAGGACTAGAAAGTGGTCCAGGTTCCTGAAGGCAGTTGTCTACTCCTACAGGAAGCATAGCAGTCTGTAATATCCTTCCCCTAAATGTCCTCTGTTCTCAAGTTTCATGGGAGAACAAGGTACCTGCTTTGCATTAATGACATTACTGACATTGACTGGTCTGAGTCTCCAAATTCAGGCTCTCACAGTCAAGACTGGAAAGCAAATGTTCTCCTTTTGTGACAATGGTCTCTCcattttctgaagcagcagagatTCCTCTGGAGGAAGAGACAAGAAAGGTGCTTGGAGGGAAACATAACCTCCCTGCCAATCTTGAACCTTTCTTGCACCTCACACTAAGCCCAAGCTAAGTGGTAGGGAAAAGCCTTGCTATGCTGGGTGGCGTGATTCTCTCTCAGAATATTTCTCACCTCGGTGGATTCACAGCCATTGCAAGGACCTCTGATTTTGGAAAGGCTCATACTTAAATGCATTTAGTGAAAAGTCCTGGTGCTTCATATGTTGAGGGCTTCTCCATGCAGACTGTGTCCGCACCCCTGCCATGGGATCTGATCCAGTTCTGAGCAGCACCAAAACAGTCTCCCTGAGCTcctgctgtggtgctgccaCCTGACCACTTTGCAGATGGCCTGTTGCTGGATGACTGTTACTGACCTCTCCTGTCCAGGAACAACTTCCAATATTCCAGGTCTATAACTCTGATTATCTTATAGAAGAGATGTTCAGGGACTCATTCCTTTGACTCTTTCTTGAAAGAACAGACATACTTATTTTTAACCAGCTGTAAAAAGCCCACAGCTATTTAAATTCCAGCCATGACTTGAACCTTGCATTTTGCTTATGATGAAAGCTGCTGCATCACAGGGAAACAGCACTCAATGAAGCTGCCTAAAccatttttgaattaaaaagcaAGACCAGTACCATGTTCACACATTTCAAATTGACTAACCTCATTCTGAAAACCCTTAGGGatgtggaaaataatttttccacaCTTGTTTACCTTTaacatcacttaaaaaaaaattaatgtttgtCTCAAATCTTTTGTGTTGCATTTCAAACCCTTTCCTAGCTGTAAGATGAGGGGATGAGCATATAGCTAAAGTCATGTTTTGACTGAAGTGACCCTTAACATGTGATCTCCAAAGCACTGAATTTGTAGGTCTTGTTCAAAGATGCTCTCCGAGATTAGGGTTTTGATCCTCTCCCACCACTGATGCTTACCCCCGTTTCCCCCCCCACCCTCTCCCCTATGTGGTTTCTTGTTTATTTCGAGAGAAAAAccacagagcaaagcaaaggCAGGAAATAACATGGTAAGTAACAGGATGTGGAAGAGGGGGTCTCATGGCCCATTTGGGGCAGGAAAGGACAC
This genomic window from Oxyura jamaicensis isolate SHBP4307 breed ruddy duck chromosome 27, BPBGC_Ojam_1.0, whole genome shotgun sequence contains:
- the LOC118178731 gene encoding T cell receptor alpha chain MC.7.G5-like, with the protein product MCHCVTSVSNWKVTFGSGMQLVVKPDVVPSPSVYRLTTKDDEDLEMCLITDYAPENLNVKSNSADKKTEAVVEVATSENKQEASYLTTYWATKDKMECGAEDNRTGKLEGKDPESGASTVCVTGMSPHFKTDENLNTLSLTLLGLKIILMKAVIFNVVMTIFTWKKKE